One Paraglaciecola mesophila genomic region harbors:
- a CDS encoding GNAT family N-acetyltransferase — MPECYKTQVNAFYQLELNDLYAILCLRQDVFINEQQSIYKDIDNFDQSSLHVCIYCEAELVAYARVREAKVRALAKIERVVCTTSHRGKGLGVTLIRECLELIKHKYSGVDVMLSAQTVASEFYQQFGFRCQGLPYDDGGIEHIDMHLVK; from the coding sequence GTGCCTGAATGTTATAAAACCCAGGTTAACGCCTTTTATCAGCTGGAACTGAACGATTTATATGCAATTTTGTGTTTACGTCAGGATGTTTTTATTAATGAGCAACAAAGTATTTACAAAGATATAGATAATTTTGATCAATCTAGTCTGCATGTATGCATATATTGTGAAGCCGAATTAGTCGCATATGCTCGCGTGCGAGAAGCAAAAGTACGTGCGCTTGCTAAAATAGAGCGAGTGGTTTGTACAACGTCGCATCGAGGAAAAGGGCTTGGTGTAACGTTAATCAGAGAATGCCTTGAGCTAATCAAGCATAAGTACTCTGGCGTTGATGTTATGTTGTCAGCGCAAACGGTTGCTAGTGAGTTTTATCAGCAGTTTGGCTTTCGGTGCCAGGGCTTGCCTTACGATGATGGGGGGATAGAGCACATAGATATGCATTTAGTTAAATAG